CCACCAAGCAAGGCGGCGGCGAAAACGCCGGCACGACGCTAAACGAGCGCGCGCATGAGCTCATAAACGCCTATAGACAGCTTCAAAACGACATCGAGGATTTTGCGGATAAGCGCTTTAAGGAGTTGTTTTTGAAAAAAGACGGCGAGAAAAATGACGCAGCTAAAGACGACAAAAAAGATAAAAATAAATAAAACCACATCAAATTTAAGGGAGAAAAAATGTACGTAAAACTAAACGATAGGGTCTATCTAAACAAAGATAAAATCACCAGAGTAAAGGTAGATAGCGTCCAAGACGGTATCAGGATTCGCTTCTACGAGGGGCAAAATCAGGTCGCTAAAAGCGGACGCTTCGAAACTGAGGCAAAAGCTATCGAGTGGCTAGAGAAAAATTTTATAAATAAATAATAAAATGGTCGTGAGTCTCTGTGGCTTGCACTTCTGTGCTTTATCAAGTTAAATTTGCCGCTTTGCGGTTAAATTTAGCTTGCTCAAATTTAATCTCCAAATTTACTAAATCATTTCCACAGCAAAAGCCCGAAATTTGCGAAAATTTACTATAATTACCGTATCAAATTTAAAGAGTAAAAAATGGCAAATTTAGACGAAATAAGAAAAAATATCATCCTAAAACCGGGCGTGCATTATTTTGATTTCGCGGCTTCCGGGCTTGCTTATGAGCCCGTAGAGCGCGAGATAGCAGATGTTCTCAAAATCTACGCCAACACCCACTCTGACAGCAGCTCGAGCGCCATCATCACGCAGCGGCACTACGAGGGTGCGCGCGAGAGCCTAAAAAAGCTGCTAGGCCTTGACGAGCGGTTTTATCTCATCGCTTGCGGACAGGGCGCGACGGCCGCGATCAAAAAATTTCAGGAGTTGCTTGGCATCTATCTGCCGCCTGCGACCAGAAGCGCGATCGGCGAGGCAAATTTACGCGCCGCGCAGCTTCCGCTCGTGCTCGTTTCGCCATACGAGCACCATTCAAACGAGCTTAGCTTTCGTGAGGGGCTTTGCGACTACATGCGCGTGCCGCTTAGCGAGTCCGGCGAGATAGATATGCTAGGACTCGAGCGCATACTGAAGCTAAATGCCGGGCGCCGTATCATCGGCTCGTTTAGCGCCGCCTCAAACGTCACGGGCGTCGTCAGCGACTACAAAAAAATCAGCGAGCTAATCAGAGCCGCGGGCGGGATCGTGGCCTTTGACTGCGCAGCGCTGAGCTCGCACGCAAATTTAGACTGCGATCATTTCGACGCGATTTTCCTCTCGCCGCATAAGTTGCTCGGAGGGCCCGCTAGCTGCGGGCTTTTGGCGATCAAAAAGGAGCTGCTTAACAGCGATGTGCCGACGTTTGCCGCAGGCGGGACGGTCGCCTACGCCAGCCGCGAAGGGCACGTGTTTTTGAAAAATCACGAGCAGCTAGAGGAGGGCGGTACGCCGCCCATAATCGGGCTCATACGGGCAAATTTGGCCTACGCGCTACGAAACGAGGTGGGTTTTGAGAGGATAAAAAGCGCCGAGGACGAGCTCGCGCGGCTTTTTGAGAGCGAGCTTAATAGTATAGACGAGGTCATAAACTACGCTCCAAAGGGCGCGCCGCGGCTGCCGATAATTTCCTTTAACGTGCGCGGCGTCTCGGCGTATGATTTTGCCGCGAGCCTTAGCAACGACTTTGGTATCCAGACGCGCGCGGGCGTGATGTGCGCTGGGCCGTACGCTCACGATCTGCTGGGTATCAAGGAGGGGCGCATGCCAGAAGCCAAGCCCGGCTTCGTGCGCGTGAGCCTGCACTACACGCACACCGAGCAAGACGTGCTCTATCTCGCGGGCGCGATAAAATCCTGCATCAAAAAGCACCGCGAGCTTTGGGGCGAGGAAAAGGCGATGTATGAGATGTTCGGCGGGAAGATTTAGCTTTACAATAGTGGTTAACTAGAAACAAAGTCAACAAATTTAAAGAGGCGCTACAAATGAAAATTCAAATAATATCTTACTCCACAATATTTAAAATAAATGATCCGCACATGTCTTGCACTATTAGCACTTTTGAACGTCCTAAGAGTTTTGATGAATTTGATATAAATGTTATAGATTTAAATAGTCCTAACTTATGGAGTTTCAGCCCAGAATACCAAAAGTGCACTGAGGCCGTATATCACCTTAAGACATTAAAAGAAATTATGAGAAACTCAAAAAGAGGTATATTTATCATAATAATGCCTACAAATATGAAGGTATCAGTGCATTATTCTGAATGTTATACTAATCAAACCGTTGCAATTAAAGATATTCTCAAACAAGTTAACCAGGAATTATCTACACTGGTTTTGTCTAATATAAAGTTAAGATATGAAATAAGCACAACAACCATAGACGAGCAAAATTTTTATTCCGATTTTATATTTGACAATGTGGATGGCGAGACCATCAAATGGTCAAATGGAGGTAAGAGCACAATAGTAAAACATAATGAGGGGCTATATTCGACTACTCTTTTTATCGAAAACGCAACTAATGATTTAGAAATTTTAGTATCATTTATTGTTTCTAGATTCCAAAAATCCGATGTTCCTGATTGGTTTAATGGTTTTGAGTATTTCGATGATGCAATGCTGAAAAACAAACGCAACAAATTATTGGATATATATCGGCAAATTGAAGATATAGATAGGCAAATTGATAAAAATAATAGATTTAAATCAATCCTATATTCAAATGGAGATGAGTTGATTGGTGTGGTAAAGGAAATTTTAGTAGATATTTTTAAGTTGCAAGATGATTATTTTATAGATGTAAAAAAAGAAGATTTTAGATTCGAATGTGGAAATATGAACTTTATAGTAGAAATAAAAGGGATAAACACAAACGTTAAAAATAGCAATATAGCACAATGCAAGAAACATGTAACTGATTTTTTAATAGCCGAAGATAATACTATGTCTCCTGATAACGTAAAGGGACTACTGATAATTAATCCTCAACGCGACATAGATCCTAGCAAAAGAGAGCCGATACATGTCAATCAAATAAGTTATGCAAAAAGTGAAGGTATATTAATAATAACGACTTTAGAATTACTAAAATTATATCAAGCGTATACTAAAGATAGAGTTGTTAGTAATGTGTGCTTTGAGGTATTTAAAAATGACGTCGGAGAGTTTAAATTTGAATAAGAGGTAAAATAGATTTTGATTTATAAAAAAGGGCGCAAAGCGCGCCCGAATCACGCAAATTTAAGCCATAAATTCGACTCAAATTTGCGCGTAAATAAAATTAGTTTTTGCGAGTATTCGCGTCAGGCGTGAAAAGCGGCTTATCTAGCAGCTTAAAGTCGCCGATAAATTTCTGACCCTCTTCGCTCGTCGCCCACTCTATAAATTTATTTGCGTTTTCGATGTCGGCCTTAGCGCAGTGCTTCGGATTTACCGCGATTAGCGAGTAGAAGTTCTTTAGGTCGTTGTCGCCCTCGTTGATGATGACCATCTCAGGCGCGCCTTTTTTGGTGTCCTCGTACTTGATGTAGGTGCCGCGGTCGGTGAATGTCACGCCCTTTTGCTCGGCTGCAGCGTTGATGGTAGCTAGCATGCCTTGGCCGGTTTGCATATACCAGCCGTCTTTTTCAGGCACTTCGCCGATGATTTTTTTCCAGATACCTTTTTCTTTGTTGTCAGTGCCTGATTTATCGCCGCGAGAGAAAAATTTGATATTCTCTTTTTTGATCAGCTCAAAGCTCTCTTTTATGTCTTTGCCTTTAAATTTATCGGCGATAGATTTATCGGCGATAACGACGAAATCATTGTACATTACGGCTTTTCTCTCGACGCCAAAGCCTTTTTCTACGAATTCTTTCTCAACTTTTGGCGAATGCACGAAAAGTATGTCCGCATCGCAGTTTTCGCCAAGTTTTAAAGCAGCGCCCGTGCCTACGGCGGTCCATTTGATATCGACGCCGGTTTTTGCCTTATACACAGGGTAGATCGCGTCTAGTAGCCCAGTGTTATCGGTGCTGGTGGTGGTAGCCATGATGAGTTCGCTATCGCCCGCAAACGCCAAAACGCTCGCGATTAGCGAGCCTAATATTACTTTTTTCATTTTTCTCCTTTTTTAAAAGTATGCTATTATAGCATATTAAATTAACCATATAAACATACGGAGAAATAATATTTGGACTTTCTACTAAACGGATTCTTAGAGGCCTTTAGGCTGCTTTTTAGCGGCGATGAGGAAACGTATTCGGCGATCAGGGCGACGCTTTACACTTCGAGCGTTTCGATATTTTTTACGATTTTAGTCGGTTTTCCGCTAGGCTTTACGCTGGGATTTTACGATTTTAAAGGGCGCAGGATTTTGAGACTGCTCAGCGATACGGCGCTTGCGATACCCACCGTTGCGATCGGACTTATTTTGTATGCATTTATCACGCGAAACGGCCCGTTTGGCGAGTTTGGGCTGCTTTTTACGCTAAAGGCCGTGATGCTGGGGCAGTTTGTGCTAGCACTACCTATCATCATCTCGCTAAGCGCTAGCGTCGTGGAAAATATGGACAAAAAGCACTATCTAACCATCCTAAATTTACGCCTGAGCCCGCCAAGGCTAGTGGGCTGCGTGCTTTACGAGCTAAGATACGCTTTGATGGTAGTCGTAGCGACGGCGTACGGGCGTATCGTGGCCGAGGTCGGCGTGGCGATGATGATCGGCGGAAATATCAAATACTTTACTCGCACGATCACGACTGCGGTGTCGCTGGAGACGAATAAGGGTGAGTTTGCGATGGGTATAGCGCTGGCTTTGGTACTTATCTTTATCGCATTTGCCGTAAATTTGACGATACACGCGCTAAAAAGGCTGGATAAATGAAATTTGATAAAATTAGAAATTTTACGCTCGCAAAATGCGCTCTAGGCGAGTCAAATTTGAGCTTTTTTGTAAATTTAACGAGAAAGGCGCAAAGTGATAAACGTTAGAAATTTACGCCTAAACTACGGCGCGAGCGAGATTTTAAACATCCCGCACCTTGATATCGACGTTAGTAAAATCACCGCGCTAACGGGCAGCAACGGCAGCGGCAAAAGCACGCTGATGCGAGTAATGTCGTTTTTACAAAAGCCCACTAGCGGCGAAGTGCGGCTGTGGGGGAGCAGCGCGCCGAGTCTAAATTTACTGCGCGACGTTAGCATTTTGTTGCCCGAACCGGCACTTTTAAAACGCTCCGTGAGGGAAAATTTTAGAGCCGTTTTAAAAAGCCGCGGAGTGCTAGCGGAATTTAACGAAAGGGCGAGCGAGGCGTTAAATTTGGTCGGGCTTAACGAGAGCTTTTTGAACAAGCGCCACTTTGAGCTTAGCTCGGGACAGACGCAGCGCGTTAGCTTTGCGTTAAATTTGGCGCTTAGATCGCATTTATATCTACTCGACGAGCCGACAAACAGCGTGGACGTGGGCACGTCAAAGCTTTTCGGCAAGGCGGTGCTTTACATGCGGCAAAGATACGGCTGCGGCTTTGTGATCGCTAGTCACGACGACAAATGGCTAACCGCAATCGCCGAAGAAAACGTCTTTTTGCACAAGGGGCGCGTGTGCGAATTCGAATACAAAAATATATTCGACGCGCGGGACGGGGTTTTGAAATTTGACGAAAACGCGAGCGTAAATTTGCCGCAAAATTTACGTAACGCCGTAAAAATCGCCGTAAATCCAAGCAAAATAACGCTAAGCAAAACGCCGATAGATGGGTATTTGGGCGGCATCTTGCACTCGGTTTCGCTCTATCTTGGCAAAGAGCTTTTGGTGAAAATCAAAGTCGGCGACTTTTTGATTAAAACGCTGGCGGCGAATTCGCAAAATTTTAGAGTCGGCGAAAATATTTATTTTAAATTTGACGAGGAAGCGTTTTTGAGGCTTGAATGAGCCTCAAATTTTGCAAATTTCGCTTCAAATTTTAAATTTAGGCTCGTTTAGCGCCCGTTAAAATAGCCTAGTTAAAAGTAAATATCAAAATAAAGCGTAAATGCAAGATATATGCGTAAATTTCATATTTATTTTATTTCCTAAAATTCGCCGTAAGCAATATGCAATTAAGGCATATTTAAGCGTATATTAATTTTTTTAATTTATTTTTTTTTAAGTATAAGAAATAAGCCAAAACATAGTATAGTTTCACAATCGAGAAAAATCTCAAAAAATAGATAAAAATGATAAAGGAAGGCGATGACTAGCAAGGGCGAATTTGCGGCGGGACGCGGGCTTTACTACTCGCTATTTTCGCGTTTTTTCGTTTTTAGCCAAGACGCCGACAGATTTAGCGGCGTAAACGCGATGCTAGGCCTTGCCTCAGCGCACGCTCTAAACGAAGAATCGGCTGCCGCGATAATGCGCATACAGGTAAAATTCGACGAGGAAAATTCGCAAAATTTAGCGGATGAATTCGATGAAATTTTCCACGCTCTACCAAGTCCGCTCAGAAACTCGCTATCCTACTACGACGAGGGCTACGAGGTCGGACACGCCTGCGCAAAAGTGCGTAAAATTTTAGCCCGCACAGACATTAGGCGCGACGAGGCTAAATTTAAAGAAAACGAAGACAACGTGGGTTTCGTGTTTGCGCTAATGAGCGAATTTATCGCGAGAGAGAGCGAGCTGGAGCTATACGGCGAGCTTGAGGAGCAGCTCTTTAAAGAGATCATAAATCCAAACATCGACGAGTTTATAGAGAATCTTTTTAATCACGAAAGCAGCGAAATTTACAAAGACGTAGCGGTACTTCTGCAAGGATTTATAGAGTTTGAACGCGTAGTTTTAAGCGCGCCGCGTCCTATAAATCAAGGTGAAAACAAAAAGACCTTGGACGGAGTTTCAAGATCCGAGGCCATAAGAAGGCAAAAAAACCGAGTGAGAAAGCTAAAAGCTATGGAGGAAGAAAATGCAAAAAAATAGGCGAGAATTTTTAAAAAAGGCGGGGCTAGTCGGCGCGGCAGCGGCTACGGCCGGAGTAGCGACGGCAGCGGCGTCAAACCTAAAATACGGTAAAAGCAAAAAGACCGAAGTGCTTTATAAAAGAAGCAAAAACTGGGATCTGTACTACGAACAAGCGAAATAATAAAAATTTAAGAAAGGATAAATATGTCTGAGGCAAATTTACGTCTTATGCCCCACTCAAACGCAGTCGGGCGAAGATCGTTTTTAAAAATGGCCGCGCTAGCGGGCGTAGCGGGCAGCATGAGCGGACTGGCCGCTAGCGGCGTAACTAGAAGCGCCACAAAAGAAGAAATGGCAAATCCGTTTCCAAACTCTAAAATCGTAAAAACCGTTTGTACGGTTTGCTCCGTTGGATGCGGAGTGCGCGCCGAGGTAGAAAACGGCGTTTGGGTACGCCAAGAAGTAGCTCAAGATCATCCGGTAAGCGCTGGCGGCCACTGCTGTAAGGGTAGCGACGTCATCGATATGGTGCGCTCTCACTGCCGCGTAAAATACCCGATGAAAAAAGTAGGCGGCAAATGGAAACGCATCAGCTACAAAGAGGCTCTTGATGAAATCGGCGCCAAACTAAAAGCGTATCGCGAAAAAAATCCAGAGCAAGTAATGTTTCTAGGCTCTGCAAAAGATTGCAACGAACAAAGCTATTATATAAGCAAATTCGTAGCGATGTTCGGGACTAATAATCTAGATCACCAAGCACGTCTTTGACACAGCTCTACAGTCGCCGGTGTGGCGAATACTTGGGGTTATGGAGCTATGACCAATCATCTTGGAGATATCCAAAACGCGAAGTCTATCTTTATAGTGGGCGCAAATCCGGCGGTAAATCACCCGGTCGGCTTTAGACATTTTCTAAAAGCGAAGGAAAATAACGGCGCAAAGCTAATCGTGATCGATCCAAGATACACGAGAACTGCGGCTAAGGCTGATTATTTTGCTCAAATTCGTACCGGCACGGATATACCTTTTATGTATGGCATGATGAATATCATCTTTCAAAACGGCTGGGAAGATAAGGAATTTATAAACGACCGCGTCTACGGTATGGATCTGATCCGCGAAGAGGCTGCCAAATGGACACCTGAAGTCGTAGCAGATGTTTGCGGGATCAAAAAAGAGACGCTTCTTGAGATAACCGAAGTTTATGCCAAAAATCGCCCGGGATCGGTCGTTTGGGCGATGGGTCTAACTCAGCACACCATAGGCAGCTCAAACACTCGTATCGCTCCGATCCTGCAACTAGTGCTAGGAAATATGGGCGTTAGCGGCGGCGGCTGTAATATCCTTCGCGGCCACGACAACGTTCAAGGCGCGACGGATATGGCGAATTTGCCGACCGAGTTACCCGGATACTATCCAAAAAACGAAGCCAACTGGAAATACTTCGCTAAGATGTGGAAGGTCGATTTTGAATGGCTCCAAAAGAATTTCGTTAAGCCTGAAATGATGTTTAAACCCGGATTTACGCTATCAAAATGGTGGGCGGGCGTGCTTGACGGTAAAAACGGCAACGAAGCCGTAGATAATGCCGGCGACAGTATAAAAGCCTTAGTAGTAATCGGCAACGGTATCACCTCTACCGCGCAACAAGTAAAAGTAAAAGAGGGCCTAGACGCGCTTGAGCTTTTGGTTCTAGTAGATCCTTTCGTAAACGATGCCGGCGTGATAACGGACAAAAAAGACGACGTCTATATACTACCTGCGGCGACGCAGTTTGAAACCAGCGGCACCGTCGTAGCCACAAACCGTAGCGGCCAGTGGAGAAGTCAAGTCGTGGAGCCGCTTTTTGAGAGTATGCCAGATCACGAAATTTTATTCGAGCTTGCCAAAAGGCTAGGATACTATGACGAACTAACGCGCACGATCAGAGACGCTGAAGGCAAGATCGAGTGGCCTGAAGTCGCTACTCGCGAGATCGCAAATATAATTAAAACTATCGGCATGACGGGTTGGACTCCGGAAAGGCTCAAAAAGCACCAAGAAAACTGGGATAAATTTGACGAAAAAACAAGTCTAGGAAAACCGGGCACCGTAGTCGAAGGCGAATACTACGGCTTGCCGTGGCCGTGCTGGACTGAGGATCATCCGGGTAGCCCGATACTTTACGATATAAACAAGTCCGTTAGGCAAGGCGGTATGGGTTTTAGAAACCGCTTCGGCTTAGAGCATAACGGAGTTAGCCAATTAGCCGCAGACGGTAGCGCGCCCGTAGATTCGTTTGTCAAGGGCGGATATCCGGAGATCAAAAAAGATAACATCGAAAAGGTGCTAGGTATCACGCTAACCGAGGATGAAAAGGCTAAAATAGGCGGCAGCTGGATACATGACGATAGTAATATCATCGCTAAAAAATGCATGGAGAAAAACATCGCTCCGTACGGTAACGCGCGAGCTAGGACGATCGTTTGGACTTTTGCGGATCAAATTCCTCTTCACAGAGAGCCGTTGCATACGCCTAGATTCGATCTGGCGCAAAAGTATCCGAGCTTTGAGGATAAGAAACTTCAAAACCGCGTCGATACGAAATTTAAATCCGTCCAGCTAGCAAAGGACTACTCAAAAGAATTTCCTATTATCCTCACGACGGCTCGCCTCGTAAATTTTAGCGGCGCGGGCATGGAGACGAGAGCTAGTATGTATCTAAGCCGCTTGACGCCTGAGATGTTTGCAGATATCCACCCTGAACTTGCGGCTAAACACGGCATTAAAAACTGGGATTTCATCTGGGTTCATTCGCCTGAAGGTACCAAGGTTAAGGTGCGCGCCAGAGTAGTACCGTCCGTTAAACCCGACACCATCTTTATGCCGTTTCATTATGCGGGTTATATGCAAGGCGTCGATATGACGGGTAATTTCCCGGAAGGCACCAAGCCTTATGCGGTAGGCGAGAGCGCAAATACCGTCACTAACTATGGATATGATATAAACACTCAGATTCCTGAAACCAAAAGCGGTCTATGCCGCATAGAAAAGGCGTAAAATGAGCGAATTTAACGATAACAATAGACTTAAATTTTACTGCGACGACGATAGATGTATCGACTGTAACGGCTGTGCGGTGGCTTGCGACGAGGCTCACGAGCTGCCTCTAGGTATCCGCCGCCGCCGCGTCATCACGCTAAACGAAGGCGTACCCGGTAAGGAAATATCAACCTCGATAGCTTGCATGCACTGCGAGGACGCTCCATGCTCGCTGGTTTGTCCGGTTGATTGCTTTTATATCAGGAGCGATGGTATCGTGCTACACGATAAAGATATCTGCATCGGCTGCGGATACTGTCTATACGCGTGTCCGTTCGGCGCGCCTCAGTTCCCGCGCGAGGGAGTATTTGGCGCCAAAGGTTCGATGGATAAGTGCACGATGTGCGCAGGCGGTCCGCTACCGACGAATAGCGAAGCCGAGCGCGAAGAGTACGGTCAGGATAGAATTTCCGAAGGAAAGGTGCCGGTTTGTGCGGCGATGTGCTCGACAAAGGCGCTACTAGTAGGAGAATCGGCAATGATAGAAAAAATCTACGGCGATAGAGTCAAGGCTCGCGGCTACGGCTTTAAAGACCTAAAACAAACTCTGACCTGGAAGCTCGCCTACTATGCTGGCGATAGGCTTAAAATAAAATCTTAAAATTTAGCTCGCTCTTGCCGAGATTGCGGGAGCGAGTAATCTCATCAAATTTGACGCGGTTTGTCTGCGTCAAATTTGACTCACGCTTCTTTGATTTCATTAAATTTTACATGGGTAGTTCGTCAAATTTGAATGCGGGTAAATTTAAAATAAAATGGATAAATTTAAGTATAAAAGGGCGGTCTCCCGCCCTAAATTTAAGCCCTAACAGGCGACAAATAAGGATTTGCCGAGTGCATCGACATCTCGTTTTGCTCTCTAAATTTGATAAATTCCTCTTCGCTTAGACGCCTGATGTTTGCTATCGTCATCTTTAGCGGCGTGATGCCTGAGAGCGGATCGGGATCGCCTGCGTTTGCTAGCTCGTTACCGTCGGCCTCGCTGTAGTGGAAGGTCGTAAATATCGTGCCTTCTTTTAAATCCGGATTTACGCGTAGTTTGGCCGCGATCTGGCCGCGTTTGTTTTGTACGAGCGCGTAGCAGCCCTCCTCTAGCTCCCTCTCGCGAGCGATATCGGGGCTTACCTCGATGAGCGCGCCCTCGATACCCGCGCCGTATTCAAGAGCCGGACACTCTCTAGTCATCGTGCCAGTGTGGTAGTGATAGACCTTGCGTCCGGTCGTAAATAGGCACGGATATACCTCGTCTGGCACCTCGCTAAGCGCGCCGCTACCGACTGGGTAGCCCTCCGGGATATTCATCTTGGCTCTAAATTCGGCCTCGGCCTTTGCGCGTTCGTTTTTATCGTCTAAGTAAAGCACCGGCGCGAAGCGGAATTTACCGCCAGGCAGCATGGACTTGTGATCTGCGTAAAGCACCGGCGTACCCGGATGCTCCTCGTCCGGGCAAGGCCAGCTGATACCTCCTAGCTTGCCTAGTCTATAGTAGCTGATACCGCCGAAAAATTTAGGCATAAGCTCCCTTAGCTCGTTCCAAATTTGCTCAGGGCTCGCAAAATCAAACCCCTCTAGTCCCATGCGGTTTGCGATGTTGCAAACGACCTTCCAATCAGGCTCCACGCCGTTAACGGGCTCGCTAGCTTTGCGAGTGCGTTGGACGCGGCGAGAGGTGTTGATAAAGGTTCCGTCCTTCTCGCCCCAGCCCGCGGCAGGTAGCACCACATCGGCCTTGTGCGCGCTCTCGGTAAAGAAAAGATCCTGCACGATAAAGCAGTCTAGATGGTGCACGGCGTGGACGAAGTGCTCGGTCCAAGGGTCGCTCATTACGGGGTTTTCGCCGTAGACGTAGAGGACTTTTAGCTCGCCGCTATCCATTTTATCCGGTGCTTGCGTTAGCTTAAAGCCCGGAACCGGATTTAGCTCAAAGTGCCATACTTTGCGCGCTTGCTCCTGCGCATAAGGGCTGTTTACCGCTCCTGCCGGGATGACGTTAGGCAGCGCGCCCATGTCGCATGCGCCTTGGACGTTGTTTTGACCGCGCAGAGGATTTACGCCCGCACCCTTTTTGCCTAAATTTCCCGTTAAAACGGCTAAATTTGATAGCGAAAAGACGTTTGACGTGCCGTCGCTAAACTGCGTGATACCCATCGTGTAGCAAATCGCTGCCGCGCCTGCTTTAGCATACATTCTAGCTGCCTCTATGATGAGCTCTTTTTTTATACCGGTTTCGCGCTCGAAACGCTCAGGCGTAAAGTCCTTAACCGCTTCTTTTAGATATTCAAATCCCTCGGAGTACTTCTCGATAAATTCGCTATCTTGCAAATTTTCGGCGATGATTACGTGCATCATCGTATTTAGCGTTTTGATATTCGCTCCGATCGGGATTTGCAAGAAAATATCGGCTTTTTTAGCCATATCGGTGCGCTTTGGATCTACGACGATCATCTTCGCGCCGCGCTGAAGGCCGCGCTGCATCTGCATAGCGATGATCGGGTGGCACTCGCTCGTGTTGGTACCGATGAGTAAAAATACGTCCGTATCGGTCGCAAATTCGACCAAATCGTTCGTCATCGTTCCGTTTCCTAGCGTGCTGGCAAGACCTGCCACTGTAGGAGCGTGTCAAAGACGGGCGCAGTGATCGACGTTGTTGCTGCCCTGGGCGCGGAAAAATTTCTGGAAAACGTAGTTGTCTTCGTTATTTGAGCGCGCGGAGCTAAAGCCCATGATCGAGCTTGGGCCGTATTTTGCGACGGTGGATTTAAATTTATCCGCAAGGAAATCATAAACCTCCTCAAAACTCACTTCTTCAAGCTCGCCGTGCTTGTCGTAGACGCCGTTTAGCTTTCTCATCATCGGTCGGCTTAAGCGTTTAGGAGAGTTTA
This region of Campylobacter concisus genomic DNA includes:
- the fdh3B gene encoding formate dehydrogenase FDH3 subunit beta; amino-acid sequence: MSEFNDNNRLKFYCDDDRCIDCNGCAVACDEAHELPLGIRRRRVITLNEGVPGKEISTSIACMHCEDAPCSLVCPVDCFYIRSDGIVLHDKDICIGCGYCLYACPFGAPQFPREGVFGAKGSMDKCTMCAGGPLPTNSEAEREEYGQDRISEGKVPVCAAMCSTKALLVGESAMIEKIYGDRVKARGYGFKDLKQTLTWKLAYYAGDRLKIKS
- a CDS encoding molybdopterin oxidoreductase family protein, encoding MEEIVKTTCPYCGTGCGIDLIVRNGRIVDAKPSKDHHVNDGELCLKGMFGWEFVNSPKRLSRPMMRKLNGVYDKHGELEEVSFEEVYDFLADKFKSTVAKYGPSSIMGFSSARSNNEDNYVFQKFFRAQGSNNVDHCARLUHAPTVAGLASTLGNGTMTNDLVEFATDTDVFLLIGTNTSECHPIIAMQMQRGLQRGAKMIVVDPKRTDMAKKADIFLQIPIGANIKTLNTMMHVIIAENLQDSEFIEKYSEGFEYLKEAVKDFTPERFERETGIKKELIIEAARMYAKAGAAAICYTMGITQFSDGTSNVFSLSNLAVLTGNLGKKGAGVNPLRGQNNVQGACDMGALPNVIPAGAVNSPYAQEQARKVWHFELNPVPGFKLTQAPDKMDSGELKVLYVYGENPVMSDPWTEHFVHAVHHLDCFIVQDLFFTESAHKADVVLPAAGWGEKDGTFINTSRRVQRTRKASEPVNGVEPDWKVVCNIANRMGLEGFDFASPEQIWNELRELMPKFFGGISYYRLGKLGGISWPCPDEEHPGTPVLYADHKSMLPGGKFRFAPVLYLDDKNERAKAEAEFRAKMNIPEGYPVGSGALSEVPDEVYPCLFTTGRKVYHYHTGTMTRECPALEYGAGIEGALIEVSPDIARERELEEGCYALVQNKRGQIAAKLRVNPDLKEGTIFTTFHYSEADGNELANAGDPDPLSGITPLKMTIANIRRLSEEEFIKFREQNEMSMHSANPYLSPVRA